Proteins from one Arthrobacter sp. Soc17.1.1.1 genomic window:
- a CDS encoding helix-turn-helix domain-containing protein, protein MADGNSFSDVQFLTVAEVADLMRVSKMTVYRLVHAGELPAVQFGRSYRVPESAVGNFLRSAQVDGQSESA, encoded by the coding sequence ATGGCAGACGGGAATTCCTTCTCGGATGTGCAGTTCCTGACGGTCGCGGAGGTGGCCGACCTCATGCGCGTGTCGAAGATGACCGTGTACAGGCTCGTCCATGCAGGGGAGCTGCCGGCTGTGCAGTTCGGCCGCTCCTACCGTGTCCCCGAGTCCGCCGTCGGGAACTTCCTGCGCAGCGCCCAGGTGGACGGGCAGTCCGAGAGCGCCTGA
- the resB gene encoding cytochrome c biogenesis protein ResB, which yields MHELTTDGKGTVKQDVSQDTRDRAGAARAGSDVVLPSLGFLGTLRWAWTQLTSMRTALFLLLLLAVAAVPGSLFPQRPANPAVVTQYLQDNPDTGPVLDWFQLFDVYSSVWFSAIYLLLFVSLIGCVVPRAIAHFRAVRSKPPRTPKRLSRLPVYGTLEVPALHARDTGLTPAAAAGQAAALLKKRGYRVDVRDAGTERPSVGAERGLAKELGNLVFHTSLIGVLVSVAVGGLFGYNGQKVVVEGESFVNTLIGYDSFNPGSNFSDDRLTPYSLRLDSFDVRFDREQESHYGQPLDFTAAVTTQDGPGEEEEQQVLKVNAPLTIGGTNVYLVGNGYAPVVTVRDGEGNIASQGPVVSVPSDGLYTSLFVLKAPDAKPDQLGFVGFFLPTAFVDEQGVSFSRDPDPFNPQLNLNSYYGDLGLDDGTPENVYVLDTEDLTELNSRNNDDGGIVLGVGQTYDLPEGKGSVTFDGLKRYIALDIHHDPGEVGALVFSTLALLGLTASLFIGRRRLWVRTGEHPDGRIMLEYGLLARGEDPRLLAEGRAVEKLLADHWLVPSAPAGDHREQEAAQPAAGSAHHDAKDI from the coding sequence ATGCACGAGCTCACGACCGATGGGAAGGGCACAGTGAAGCAGGACGTCTCGCAGGACACGAGGGACAGGGCGGGCGCCGCGCGCGCCGGGTCCGACGTCGTCCTGCCCTCGCTCGGGTTCCTCGGCACCCTGCGGTGGGCGTGGACCCAGCTGACGAGCATGCGGACCGCACTGTTCCTGCTCCTGCTCCTCGCCGTCGCGGCCGTGCCCGGTTCGCTGTTCCCGCAGCGGCCCGCGAACCCCGCCGTCGTCACGCAGTACCTCCAGGACAACCCCGACACCGGGCCCGTGCTCGACTGGTTCCAGCTCTTCGACGTCTATTCGTCGGTCTGGTTCTCCGCGATCTACCTCCTGCTGTTCGTGTCGCTCATCGGCTGCGTGGTCCCGCGTGCCATCGCCCACTTCAGGGCCGTCCGGTCGAAGCCCCCGCGCACGCCCAAGCGGCTCTCGCGCCTGCCCGTCTACGGCACGCTCGAGGTGCCCGCTCTCCATGCCCGGGACACCGGGCTCACCCCCGCCGCCGCTGCCGGGCAGGCCGCCGCGCTCCTGAAGAAGCGCGGGTACCGGGTGGACGTGCGCGACGCGGGCACGGAGCGTCCGTCCGTCGGTGCCGAGCGCGGCCTCGCCAAGGAACTCGGCAACCTCGTGTTCCACACGTCCCTGATCGGTGTGCTGGTCTCCGTCGCCGTCGGCGGGCTCTTCGGCTACAACGGGCAGAAGGTCGTCGTCGAGGGTGAGAGCTTCGTCAACACGCTCATCGGCTACGACAGCTTCAACCCCGGCTCCAACTTCTCCGACGACCGGCTCACGCCGTACTCCCTCCGCCTCGACTCCTTCGACGTCCGCTTCGACCGCGAGCAGGAGAGCCACTACGGCCAGCCGCTCGACTTCACCGCCGCCGTCACCACGCAGGACGGCCCCGGCGAGGAGGAGGAGCAGCAGGTCCTCAAGGTCAACGCACCGCTCACCATCGGTGGCACGAACGTGTACCTCGTCGGCAACGGCTACGCGCCCGTCGTGACCGTGCGCGACGGCGAGGGCAACATCGCGTCGCAGGGTCCCGTCGTCTCGGTCCCGTCGGACGGCCTCTACACCTCCCTGTTCGTCCTCAAGGCGCCGGACGCCAAGCCGGACCAGCTCGGCTTCGTCGGCTTCTTCCTCCCCACGGCGTTCGTCGACGAGCAGGGCGTGTCCTTCTCGCGGGACCCGGACCCCTTCAATCCGCAGCTCAACCTCAACTCCTACTACGGGGACCTGGGGCTTGACGACGGCACCCCGGAGAACGTCTACGTCCTCGACACGGAGGACCTGACCGAGCTCAACAGCCGGAACAACGACGACGGCGGCATCGTGCTCGGCGTCGGTCAGACCTACGACCTGCCCGAGGGCAAGGGGTCGGTCACGTTCGACGGGCTCAAGCGCTACATCGCCCTGGACATCCACCACGACCCGGGCGAGGTGGGAGCCCTCGTGTTCTCGACGCTGGCCCTGCTCGGGCTCACGGCGTCCCTGTTCATCGGGCGTCGCAGGCTGTGGGTACGGACCGGGGAACACCCGGACGGACGCATCATGCTGGAATACGGACTGCTGGCCCGAGGCGAGGACCCCCGGCTCCTCGCCGAGGGGAGGGCTGTCGAGAAACTGCTGGCGGACCACTGGCTGGTCCCGTCCGCACCCGCGGGGGACCATAGGGAGCAGGAGGCCGCGCAGCCGGCAGCCGGCTCCGCGCACCACGACGCAAAGGACATCTGA
- a CDS encoding 1,4-dihydroxy-2-naphthoate polyprenyltransferase, producing the protein MATAAQWLEGARPRTLPMAFAPVIIGSAAAFGLGSFKPLNAVLAAIVSILLQVGVNYANDYSDGIRGTDDERVGPLRLTGSGVARPHQVRNAAFACFGLAVLAGLALILLSQAWVLLLVGVGCVAAAWGYTGGKNPYGYLGLGDLFVFVFFGLVATLGTTFTQADRLSAAAWIGAVSTGLIAMALLMANNVRDIPTDSAVGKRTLAVRLGDTPARISYVMMLAAAVLLPLFLSYDYPWVLLVLLLVPACLMPSWLMLKGKKRKSLIPVLKQTGLINLAFSVLFAAGIVVTTALA; encoded by the coding sequence GTGGCGACTGCCGCACAGTGGCTTGAAGGAGCCCGCCCCCGTACCCTTCCCATGGCCTTCGCCCCCGTGATCATCGGGAGCGCGGCCGCGTTCGGCCTGGGCTCGTTCAAGCCGCTCAACGCGGTGCTCGCGGCGATCGTCTCGATCCTGCTGCAGGTGGGCGTGAACTACGCCAACGACTACTCGGACGGCATCCGCGGGACGGACGACGAGCGCGTGGGTCCGCTGCGCCTCACCGGGTCCGGGGTGGCCCGGCCCCACCAGGTGAGGAACGCGGCGTTCGCCTGCTTCGGCCTCGCCGTCCTCGCGGGTCTCGCGCTGATCCTGCTGTCGCAGGCGTGGGTGCTGCTGCTCGTGGGCGTGGGCTGCGTCGCCGCCGCGTGGGGCTACACCGGAGGCAAGAACCCGTACGGGTACCTGGGCCTGGGCGACCTGTTCGTCTTCGTGTTCTTCGGCCTCGTCGCCACGCTGGGCACCACCTTCACCCAGGCCGACCGGCTGAGCGCGGCGGCGTGGATCGGTGCGGTCAGCACGGGCCTGATCGCGATGGCCCTGCTCATGGCCAACAACGTGCGGGACATCCCTACGGACAGTGCGGTGGGCAAGCGGACCCTCGCGGTGCGGCTCGGGGACACCCCCGCGCGGATCAGCTATGTGATGATGCTCGCCGCCGCCGTCCTGCTGCCGCTCTTCCTCAGCTACGACTACCCGTGGGTGCTGCTCGTCCTGCTGCTCGTGCCGGCCTGCCTGATGCCGAGCTGGCTGATGCTCAAGGGCAAGAAGCGCAAGAGCCTCATCCCCGTCCTGAAGCAGACCGGCCTGATCAACCTGGCGTTCAGCGTCCTCTTCGCCGCAGGGATCGTGGTCACCACCGCCCTCGCCTGA
- a CDS encoding cytochrome c biogenesis CcdA family protein, whose product MNPPTILPVSVPLAAGNGFADAVLNGSMLLALPVALLAGLVSFASPCVLPLVPGYLGYVTGLTGVDLEKQKRGRMVAGIGLFVLGFSAVFMAYGTLFGQLGAFLRVSQGWLIQVFGVVVILLGIVFMGGLSWFQRESRVHARVPAGLVGAPLLGVTFGLGWAPCIGPTLGAVQLLAISGDDATALKGAVLTFVYCVGLGLPFVLIALGVRRGMGALAFFRKHRLLLQRAGGGMLVLVGVLMVSGVWNLLITQLQDLLIGNVVLPI is encoded by the coding sequence ATGAATCCCCCGACGATCCTGCCGGTGTCCGTCCCGCTCGCCGCGGGGAACGGCTTCGCCGACGCCGTCCTGAACGGTTCGATGCTGCTCGCCCTGCCGGTGGCCCTGCTGGCCGGCCTCGTCTCCTTCGCCTCACCCTGTGTCCTGCCGCTGGTTCCCGGGTACCTCGGGTACGTCACGGGACTGACCGGGGTGGACCTCGAGAAGCAGAAGAGGGGGCGCATGGTCGCGGGGATCGGACTGTTCGTCCTCGGTTTCTCCGCGGTCTTCATGGCCTACGGCACGCTGTTCGGGCAGCTCGGCGCGTTCCTGCGTGTCTCCCAGGGGTGGCTCATCCAGGTGTTCGGCGTCGTCGTGATCCTCCTGGGGATCGTCTTCATGGGCGGCCTCTCCTGGTTCCAGCGTGAGAGCCGCGTGCACGCCAGGGTACCGGCCGGCCTGGTGGGGGCACCCCTGCTCGGTGTCACCTTCGGCCTCGGCTGGGCGCCGTGCATCGGGCCCACCCTCGGTGCCGTCCAGTTGCTCGCCATCTCCGGCGACGACGCCACGGCCCTCAAGGGCGCCGTACTCACGTTCGTCTACTGCGTGGGGCTCGGGTTGCCGTTCGTCCTGATCGCGCTCGGCGTGCGCCGCGGCATGGGGGCACTCGCGTTCTTCCGCAAGCACCGGCTGCTCCTGCAGCGGGCCGGGGGCGGGATGCTCGTGCTCGTCGGCGTCCTCATGGTGAGCGGCGTCTGGAACCTGCTCATCACGCAGCTGCAGGATCTGCTGATCGGGAACGTGGTCCTGCCGATATGA
- a CDS encoding glutaredoxin family protein, which yields MPGPGVVLLTRPECHLCENARAVVARVTADVGLGWRELSVVEAPALGERFAEELPVLFIDGVQRDFWSIDEARLRRLLSPTPGA from the coding sequence ATGCCGGGCCCCGGCGTCGTGCTCCTCACCCGCCCCGAGTGCCACCTGTGCGAGAATGCGCGGGCGGTGGTGGCGCGGGTGACGGCCGACGTCGGGCTGGGCTGGCGGGAGCTCTCCGTGGTCGAGGCACCCGCGCTCGGGGAGCGCTTCGCCGAGGAACTGCCGGTCCTGTTCATCGACGGCGTGCAGCGCGATTTCTGGTCGATCGACGAGGCTAGGCTCCGCCGGCTGCTGTCCCCGACGCCGGGTGCGTGA
- a CDS encoding YceI family protein: MTVPSSLTAGTWSFDPAHSEVGFSVRHAGISKVRGSFGDVDASLTVGSSLEDSSISATIRTASFTSGDANRDGHVKGADFFDVEEFPEMTFVSTSHEGSGETYRIHGDLTIRGITKSVVLDAEFNGVAVDPFGATRAGVSASTSISRKDFGLTWNAALEAGGVLVGDKVTITIEAAFVAPVVATV; encoded by the coding sequence ATGACTGTTCCCTCCAGCCTCACCGCAGGTACCTGGTCCTTCGACCCCGCCCACAGCGAGGTCGGGTTCAGCGTCCGCCACGCCGGCATCAGCAAGGTGCGCGGCTCCTTCGGCGACGTCGACGCCTCCCTCACCGTGGGGTCCTCGCTCGAGGACTCCAGCATCTCGGCGACCATCCGCACCGCCTCCTTCACCTCGGGTGACGCCAACCGCGACGGCCACGTCAAGGGCGCCGACTTCTTCGACGTCGAGGAGTTCCCCGAGATGACCTTCGTCTCCACCTCCCACGAGGGCTCGGGCGAGACCTACCGCATCCACGGCGACCTGACCATCCGCGGCATCACCAAGTCCGTGGTGCTCGACGCCGAGTTCAACGGCGTGGCCGTGGACCCCTTCGGCGCCACCCGCGCGGGCGTCTCCGCCTCCACGAGCATCTCCCGCAAGGACTTCGGCCTCACCTGGAATGCGGCCCTCGAGGCCGGCGGAGTGCTGGTGGGCGACAAGGTGACCATCACCATCGAGGCAGCCTTCGTGGCCCCCGTCGTCGCGACGGTCTGA
- a CDS encoding histidine phosphatase family protein: protein MQRSTVHLVRHGEVHNPEGVLYGRLPEFHLSDLGRRMAAQMAGHFEERRRSGANIVHLVASPLVRAQETAQPVAEALGLDITTDPRIIEADNRFEGMSRIKSRLRQPRYWPLLVNPFRPSWGEPYAQQAERVLAGVQDARRRAVERAGDTSDRPAEAILVSHQLPIWVTRLAAEHRRLWHDPRQRECTLTSITSIDFVGDTIERVRYAEPCADLLPGAANVPGA, encoded by the coding sequence ATGCAGCGATCAACCGTCCACCTGGTGCGCCACGGTGAGGTCCACAACCCCGAGGGTGTCCTGTACGGACGCCTCCCCGAATTCCACCTCTCCGACCTGGGCCGCCGGATGGCCGCACAGATGGCCGGCCACTTCGAGGAACGGCGTCGCTCCGGGGCCAACATCGTGCACCTCGTGGCCTCCCCGCTCGTCCGGGCGCAGGAGACGGCGCAGCCGGTCGCGGAGGCGCTCGGCCTCGACATCACCACCGATCCGCGCATCATCGAGGCGGACAACCGGTTCGAAGGGATGTCGCGGATCAAGAGCCGGCTCCGCCAGCCGCGCTACTGGCCGCTGCTCGTCAACCCCTTCCGGCCGTCGTGGGGCGAGCCCTACGCCCAGCAGGCCGAGCGCGTGCTCGCGGGCGTGCAGGATGCGCGCCGCCGCGCCGTGGAACGCGCCGGGGACACCTCGGACCGCCCCGCCGAGGCCATCCTGGTCAGCCACCAGCTCCCCATCTGGGTCACGCGGCTCGCCGCGGAGCACCGCCGGCTGTGGCACGACCCGCGGCAGCGTGAGTGCACCCTCACGTCGATCACGTCGATCGACTTCGTGGGCGACACCATCGAGCGGGTGCGCTACGCCGAGCCCTGTGCCGACCTGCTGCCCGGTGCGGCGAATGTCCCCGGGGCGTAA
- a CDS encoding AMP-binding protein: protein MELLPVHTPEGFDPLGLLKPLAAALAGEGPAVAPHVRPDQAFDGTLPNDEIAAVISTSGSTGVPKQTMLSVDALAASAMGTAFALKAEGQWLLTLPVHYVAGFQVLVRSLFAGTQPWVMDSTAGFTPEAFTTAAGELTDRVRFTSLVPTQLHRLLADPSPETLRVLRRFDGILLGGAPAGASLRSLARSHDLKVVETYGMSETCGGCVYDGTPLDGVELRSVDGRLRIGGPVLADGYFGASDLTAEKFVFNSGERWFVTDDAGEVARDGSVTVHGRLDDVIITGGLKVSAARVSDVIEALAGVEQALVLGISSEEWGTAVAAAVVGDVDPAVIQQAVHVELGAHAVPKAIVSLAALPLLPGGKPDRRAISTLLERA from the coding sequence GTGGAACTCCTCCCCGTCCACACCCCCGAGGGCTTCGACCCCCTCGGGTTGCTGAAACCCCTCGCCGCTGCCCTCGCGGGCGAGGGACCGGCGGTCGCACCCCATGTGCGGCCGGACCAGGCCTTCGACGGCACGCTGCCGAACGACGAGATCGCAGCGGTGATCAGCACGTCCGGTTCCACGGGCGTGCCGAAGCAGACGATGCTCAGCGTCGACGCCCTGGCCGCGTCCGCCATGGGTACCGCCTTCGCGCTCAAGGCCGAGGGGCAGTGGCTGCTGACGCTCCCCGTGCACTACGTCGCCGGCTTCCAGGTGCTCGTACGGTCCCTGTTCGCCGGTACGCAGCCATGGGTCATGGACTCGACCGCGGGCTTCACACCGGAGGCCTTCACCACTGCCGCGGGAGAACTGACCGACCGCGTCCGGTTCACCTCGCTGGTTCCGACACAGCTCCACCGGCTGCTGGCCGACCCGTCACCGGAGACCCTCCGCGTCCTGCGCCGGTTCGACGGGATCCTCCTCGGCGGCGCTCCGGCCGGTGCGTCGCTGCGCTCCCTCGCCCGCAGCCACGACCTGAAGGTCGTCGAGACGTACGGCATGAGCGAGACCTGCGGCGGGTGCGTCTACGACGGCACACCGCTCGACGGCGTCGAACTCCGCTCGGTGGACGGCCGCCTGCGGATCGGCGGGCCCGTGCTGGCCGACGGCTACTTCGGCGCATCGGACCTCACCGCGGAGAAGTTCGTCTTCAACTCCGGTGAGCGCTGGTTCGTCACCGACGACGCCGGCGAGGTGGCACGCGACGGGTCGGTCACCGTGCACGGGCGCCTCGACGACGTCATCATCACGGGCGGCCTGAAGGTGTCCGCGGCGAGGGTCTCCGACGTCATCGAGGCACTGGCCGGGGTGGAGCAGGCCCTGGTGCTCGGCATCTCCAGTGAGGAATGGGGCACGGCCGTGGCCGCGGCGGTGGTCGGCGACGTCGATCCCGCGGTCATCCAGCAGGCCGTCCACGTCGAACTGGGAGCGCACGCCGTCCCCAAGGCCATCGTCTCCCTCGCCGCCCTGCCCCTGCTGCCGGGCGGCAAGCCCGACCGCCGCGCCATCTCCACGCTCCTCGAACGCGCCTAG
- a CDS encoding TlpA family protein disulfide reductase, which yields MTSSIRSTKRRRLLTLGMALAFTVPVSLAVTSCAAEDPLAQQAAAGDGKNYIAGDGSVTEYAEADRGEPVEVTGALFDGTSVSSEEWDGQVTVLNFWYASCAPCREEAPDLVSLHDEFGPQGAAFYGVNIRDERATAEAFERSFGIPYGSFDDKDGRVLLDMTQYVPPQAVPTTIVLDREGRVSARILGLADRSTLKALIADALAE from the coding sequence GTGACTTCAAGCATTCGCTCCACGAAGCGTCGTCGCCTGCTCACGCTGGGGATGGCACTGGCCTTCACCGTGCCCGTCTCGCTCGCGGTGACGTCGTGTGCGGCCGAGGACCCGCTCGCGCAGCAGGCGGCCGCGGGCGACGGCAAGAACTACATCGCCGGTGACGGTTCCGTCACCGAGTACGCCGAGGCGGACCGGGGCGAGCCCGTCGAGGTCACGGGAGCCCTGTTCGACGGCACCTCCGTGTCCAGCGAGGAGTGGGACGGCCAGGTGACCGTCCTCAACTTCTGGTACGCCTCCTGCGCCCCCTGCCGCGAGGAGGCTCCGGACCTGGTGTCGCTGCACGACGAGTTCGGCCCGCAGGGCGCCGCCTTCTATGGCGTGAACATCCGCGACGAGCGTGCGACGGCCGAGGCCTTCGAACGCAGCTTCGGCATCCCCTACGGCAGTTTCGACGACAAGGACGGCAGGGTGCTGCTCGACATGACGCAGTACGTGCCGCCGCAGGCCGTTCCCACGACGATCGTCCTCGACCGCGAGGGGCGGGTCTCCGCCCGGATCCTCGGCCTCGCGGACCGCAGCACGCTCAAGGCCCTGATCGCCGATGCCCTTGCCGAGTAG
- a CDS encoding DUF4229 domain-containing protein, whose product MAFLKFTALRLLLIIVFYVACVLLGLGLFLSAVVAAVLAWCVTYLFARNLRDAAAATLQRRFTPGAPPVRTAVEVDDAAAEDALDPNTPVNADRKPRGNPA is encoded by the coding sequence GTGGCCTTCCTCAAATTCACAGCACTGCGCCTGCTCCTGATCATCGTCTTCTACGTGGCGTGCGTGCTGCTGGGCCTCGGTTTGTTCCTCTCCGCGGTGGTCGCCGCGGTCCTCGCCTGGTGCGTGACCTACCTCTTCGCACGGAACCTGCGCGACGCTGCCGCGGCCACGCTGCAGCGCCGGTTCACCCCCGGTGCCCCGCCCGTGCGGACGGCCGTCGAGGTCGACGACGCCGCCGCCGAGGATGCCCTGGACCCCAACACCCCGGTCAACGCGGACCGTAAACCGCGCGGCAACCCGGCCTGA
- a CDS encoding 30S ribosomal protein bS22: MGSVIKKRRKRMAKKKHRKLLRKTRHQRRNKK, encoded by the coding sequence ATGGGTTCAGTAATCAAGAAGCGCCGCAAGCGTATGGCGAAGAAGAAGCACCGCAAACTGCTTCGCAAGACGCGTCACCAGCGCCGCAACAAGAAGTAG
- a CDS encoding redox-sensing transcriptional repressor Rex: MTVTPPDMPGLHPVGDGARHIPPASVARLTIYLRALNALLAEGTERVSSEELADAAGVNSPMLRKDLSYLGSYGTRGVGYDVQVLNRQISLALGLTLDWRVAIIGAGNLGRALAGYSGFVSRGFEIVALFDADQLVVGAEVGYLRVNAVDDLEAVLERTRTNMAVLSVPGAVAQELCDRLVAAGISSILSFAPVVLQVPPHVQLRKVDMATELQILAYHAQRAQEPDLGPISRAQ; this comes from the coding sequence ATGACAGTGACACCACCGGACATGCCAGGCCTCCACCCCGTGGGGGACGGAGCCCGCCACATCCCGCCCGCCTCCGTGGCCCGCCTCACCATCTACCTGCGGGCCCTTAACGCGCTGCTGGCGGAGGGTACCGAACGCGTGTCCTCGGAGGAGCTGGCGGACGCGGCCGGGGTGAACTCGCCGATGCTGCGCAAGGACCTCTCCTACCTGGGCTCGTACGGAACCCGGGGGGTCGGCTACGACGTGCAGGTCCTCAACCGCCAGATCTCCCTCGCCCTCGGCCTCACCCTCGACTGGCGGGTGGCCATCATCGGGGCCGGTAATCTCGGCCGCGCGCTCGCCGGGTACTCCGGCTTCGTGTCACGGGGCTTCGAGATCGTGGCGCTCTTCGACGCCGACCAGCTCGTGGTGGGGGCGGAGGTCGGCTACCTCCGCGTCAACGCCGTCGACGACCTCGAGGCGGTGCTGGAGAGGACGCGCACCAACATGGCGGTGCTCTCCGTGCCCGGGGCGGTCGCCCAGGAGCTGTGTGACAGGCTCGTTGCAGCGGGCATCTCGAGCATCCTCAGCTTCGCGCCCGTGGTCCTGCAGGTGCCGCCGCACGTGCAGCTGCGCAAGGTGGACATGGCCACGGAACTGCAGATCCTGGCCTATCACGCACAGAGGGCGCAGGAGCCGGACCTCGGTCCGATCTCCCGCGCCCAGTGA
- a CDS encoding PLD nuclease N-terminal domain-containing protein, with the protein MPRLLLFAAILAVAVVIYALIDCVMSRKHEVRSISKTAWFLTILLLPIIGAGMWFLFGRPRKQGPSGPRRPSPRQPTAPDDDPAFLQNLETQRWQRAREEERRRREQEQKERDAKERDAKERGTDKDSPARDDKHDGEGNDDAGSGSAGAHHP; encoded by the coding sequence ATGCCCCGCCTCCTCCTCTTCGCCGCGATCCTGGCGGTCGCCGTCGTCATCTACGCGCTGATCGATTGCGTCATGAGCCGCAAACACGAAGTGCGGAGCATCTCGAAGACCGCCTGGTTCCTCACCATCCTCCTGCTGCCGATCATCGGCGCCGGTATGTGGTTCCTGTTCGGCCGCCCCCGCAAGCAGGGTCCGTCCGGGCCGCGACGCCCCTCGCCGCGCCAGCCCACCGCGCCGGACGACGACCCCGCATTCCTGCAGAACCTCGAGACGCAGCGCTGGCAGCGGGCCCGCGAGGAGGAGAGGCGCCGACGCGAGCAGGAGCAGAAGGAGCGCGACGCGAAGGAACGCGACGCGAAGGAGCGCGGGACCGACAAGGACTCCCCCGCCCGCGACGACAAGCACGACGGCGAGGGCAACGACGACGCCGGCTCCGGCTCAGCGGGAGCCCACCACCCCTGA
- the ccsB gene encoding c-type cytochrome biogenesis protein CcsB, with product MPQPVNAELGQVSELFMLLASIAYVVALVFFVLDLVKSSSTIGALESRLAGEKAVPARALAGVGVRGAGSSTADVPTAPATADDSMDYGSGPRRGRARVAVSLTVLAAVIHGAAVITRGVAAHRVPWGNMYEFCTTGAFLVALIFLVTLTRKDLRFVGSFVVGLVVIMLCAATVGFPTPVARLIPALQSYWLIVHVSIAVASSALFTITFAMSVLQLLQTSREAKLLAGKADTARFLRLVPSALSLENLSYRLNAVAFVGWTFTLMAGAIWAEQAWGRYWGWDTKEVWTFVIWTVYAGYLHARATRGWTGTRAAWLSIVGYLCIVFNFTIVNIYFSGLHSYSGV from the coding sequence ATGCCACAACCAGTCAATGCCGAGCTCGGGCAGGTCAGTGAGCTCTTCATGCTGCTGGCCTCCATCGCCTATGTGGTGGCCCTGGTCTTCTTCGTGCTCGACCTCGTGAAGTCGAGCTCGACCATCGGTGCGCTCGAGTCGCGCCTCGCCGGCGAGAAGGCTGTTCCGGCCCGCGCCCTCGCCGGGGTCGGCGTGCGCGGGGCAGGGTCCTCGACGGCGGACGTCCCCACCGCACCGGCGACGGCCGACGACTCCATGGACTACGGCTCCGGCCCCCGGCGCGGACGGGCCCGCGTGGCCGTCTCGCTCACCGTCCTGGCCGCGGTGATCCACGGCGCCGCCGTCATCACGCGTGGCGTCGCAGCGCACCGGGTGCCGTGGGGCAACATGTACGAGTTCTGCACCACGGGTGCGTTCCTCGTCGCGCTCATCTTCCTCGTCACGCTCACGCGCAAGGACCTCCGTTTCGTGGGCTCCTTCGTGGTGGGGCTCGTGGTCATCATGCTGTGCGCCGCGACCGTCGGCTTCCCGACGCCCGTCGCCCGCCTCATCCCGGCCCTGCAGAGCTACTGGCTGATCGTGCACGTCTCCATCGCGGTGGCGTCCTCGGCGCTCTTCACCATCACGTTCGCCATGTCGGTGCTGCAGCTCCTGCAGACCTCGCGCGAGGCCAAGCTCCTCGCCGGCAAGGCCGACACCGCCCGGTTCCTGCGCCTCGTGCCGTCAGCCCTGAGCCTGGAGAACCTGTCGTACCGCCTCAACGCCGTGGCGTTCGTCGGCTGGACCTTCACCCTGATGGCCGGCGCCATCTGGGCCGAGCAGGCCTGGGGCCGGTACTGGGGCTGGGACACCAAGGAGGTCTGGACGTTCGTGATCTGGACGGTCTACGCCGGCTACCTGCACGCCCGCGCGACACGCGGCTGGACGGGCACCCGAGCGGCGTGGCTGTCGATCGTCGGGTACCTCTGCATCGTCTTCAACTTCACGATCGTGAACATCTACTTCTCGGGACTGCACAGCTACTCCGGCGTCTGA
- a CDS encoding HAD family hydrolase gives MPDAARATQPLPEPPAPLRGEAAFFDVDNTMMRGASLFHVARKMYQRKAFTLRFAAGLAWKQLRFIMRGETMTDVNSVRDAALAFAIGIAHEDILALGEEVYDEMIASKIWPGARALAEQHLSSGRQVWLVTGTPVEVAGVISSRLGLTGALGTVGEVADGLYTGKLVGEFLHGPAKAAAVLILAERENLDLARCWGYSDSYNDIPLLSVVGHPVAINPDSRLRRHARANNWPVYDFRSGRRAATFGLRAATVAGSVYGLWRGFSRFRSR, from the coding sequence ATGCCGGACGCCGCCCGGGCCACGCAGCCCCTCCCAGAGCCCCCGGCACCCCTCAGGGGGGAAGCGGCGTTCTTCGACGTCGACAACACCATGATGCGGGGCGCGAGCCTCTTCCATGTGGCCCGGAAGATGTACCAGCGGAAGGCGTTCACCCTGCGTTTCGCCGCAGGCCTGGCATGGAAGCAGCTCCGCTTCATCATGCGCGGCGAGACCATGACCGACGTGAACTCGGTGCGCGATGCCGCCCTCGCCTTCGCCATCGGCATCGCCCACGAGGACATCCTGGCGCTCGGCGAGGAGGTCTACGACGAGATGATCGCGTCCAAGATCTGGCCGGGCGCCCGCGCCCTGGCCGAGCAGCACCTCTCCTCCGGCCGGCAGGTCTGGCTCGTGACGGGGACCCCCGTGGAGGTGGCGGGCGTCATCTCCAGCCGGCTGGGCCTGACCGGCGCCCTCGGGACGGTGGGGGAAGTAGCCGACGGCCTCTACACGGGCAAGCTGGTCGGCGAGTTCCTGCACGGCCCGGCCAAGGCGGCCGCCGTCCTGATCCTCGCGGAACGCGAGAACCTCGACCTCGCACGGTGCTGGGGATACAGCGACTCCTACAACGACATCCCCCTGCTGAGCGTCGTCGGCCACCCCGTCGCCATCAACCCGGACAGCAGACTGCGACGCCATGCCCGCGCGAACAACTGGCCCGTGTACGACTTCCGCAGCGGACGCCGCGCCGCCACGTTCGGCCTGCGTGCTGCCACCGTCGCCGGGTCCGTCTACGGTCTGTGGCGCGGCTTCTCACGCTTCCGGAGCCGCTGA